The following proteins come from a genomic window of Sardina pilchardus chromosome 13, fSarPil1.1, whole genome shotgun sequence:
- the LOC134099372 gene encoding nucleotidyltransferase MB21D2 yields the protein MAAPALSSRAGSVSSLGNSPTATPGSTNMNKIIPGYPELDFRSGARTEELNRLIHEFSKHDQREYDDQRALEIHTAKDFIFSMLGMVQKLDQKLPVANEYLLLSGGVREGVVDMDLDELSVYARGTDYDMDFTLLVPALKLHDRNQPVTLDMRHSALCHSWLSLRLFDEGTINKWKDCCTVVDHLSGATNYFFSPTLVADWFHESVSVVLAEIQKKPQRGMPRVEKVEKNGTVISVILGVGSSRMLYDIVPVVSFKGWPAVAQSWLMENHFWDGKITEEEVISGFYLVPSCSAKGCRENEWRLSFARSEVQLKKCISGSLMQAYQACKALIIKLLSRPKAVSPYHLRSLMLWSCDRLPSAYLGQEDFAAHFLLGLIDDLQHCLVNKMCPNYFIPQCNMLEHLSDDTAMLHARKLSSVRSDPVEHLRTAIEHAKAANRLTLELQWRGGTSGLPSPQSDASGEQQPDDRLAKKLQQLVTENPGKSISVFINPDDVTRPHFRIDDKFF from the exons ATGGCGGCACCTGCGCTCTCCAGCCGGGCTGGGTCCGTGAGTAGCCTGGGGAACAGCCCCACTGCGACTCCCGGTTCTACAAACATGAATAAAATTATCCCTGGATACCCAGAGCTCGACTTCAGATCGGGGGCGAGAACTGAAGAACTGAATCGGTTGATCCATGAATTTAGTAAACATGACCAGAGGGAATATGACGACCAGAGAGCACTGGAGATCCACACGGCCAAGGACTTCATTTTCTCCATGCTCG GTATGGTGCAGAAACTCGACCAGAAGCTACCCGTCGCTAACGAGTACCTGCTGTTGTCGGGCGGCGTGCGGGAGGGCGTGGTGGACATGGACCTGGACGAGCTGAGCGTGTACGCGCGCGGCACCGACTACGACATGGACTTCACGCTGCTGGTGCCGGCGCTGAAGCTGCACGACCGCAACCAGCCGGTCACGCTGGACATGCGCCACTCGGCGCTGTGCCACTCGTGGCTGAGCCTGCGGCTGTTCGACGAGGGCACCATCAACAAGTGGAAGGACTGCTGCACGGTGGTGGACCACCTGAGCGGCGCCACCAACTACTTCTTCTCGCCCACGCTGGTGGCCGACTGGTTCCATGAGTCGGTCAGCGTGGTGCTGGCCGAGATCCAGAAGAAGCCGCAGCGCGGCATGCCGCGCGTGGAGAAGGTGGAGAAGAACGGCACGGTCATCTCCGTCATCCTGGGCGTGGGCAGCAGCCGCATGCTCTACGACATCGTGCCCGTCGTCTCGTTCAAGGGCTGGCCGGCCGTGGCCCAGAGCTGGCTGATGGAGAACCACTTCTGGGACGGCAAGATCACCGAGGAGGAGGTGATCAGCGGCTTCTACCTGGTGCCCTCCTGCTCGGCCAAGGGCTGCCGGGAGAACGAGTGGCGCCTGTCGTTCGCCCGCAGCGAGGTCCAGCTGAAGAAGTGCATCTCCGGCAGCCTCATGCAGGCCTATCAAGCCTGCAAGGCCCTCATCATCAAGCTGCTGTCGCGCCCCAAGGCCGTCAGCCCGTACCACCTCCGCAGCCTCATGCTGTGGTCCTGCGACCGGCTGCCCTCGGCCTACCTGGGCCAGGAGGACTTTGCCGCCCACTTCCTGCTGGGCCTCATCGACGACCTGCAGCACTGCCTGGTCAACAAGATGTGCCCCAACTACTTCATCCCGCAGTGCAACATGCTGGAGCACCTGTCGGACGACACGGCCATGCTGCACGCGCGCAAGCTCTCGTCGGTGCGCTCGGACCCGGTCGAGCACCTGCGCACGGCCATCGAGCACGCCAAGGCGGCCAACCGGCTGACGCTGGAGCTGCAGTGGCGCGGCGGCACGTCGGGGCTGCCGTCGCCGCAGTCGGACGCCAGCGGCGAGCAGCAGCCGGACGACCGGCTGGCCAAGAAGCTGCAGCAGCTGGTGACGGAGAACCCCGGCAAGTCCATCTCGGTCTTCATCAACCCGGACGACGTCACTCGGCCCCACTTCCGCATCGACGACAAATTCTTCTGA